A stretch of the Candidatus Jettenia sp. AMX2 genome encodes the following:
- a CDS encoding FAD-binding protein → MSNYIVLVKQVPDVTQITGNAFDPETGTLKRGALPSVINKLDTDALAFAHKMRQASPGCIVSLTMGPPTAKDVLIYSLSRCADSAILLTDRSLGGADTPATANPLAFAIRRIVKDIFNGNTDYVVVAGMQSVDGDTAQVPPQIAEELQIPCIAYATDVEFADNIFRIKKIVAGGNQWVSSNTLPCVITVANYEYPSFASFQRSRWAREYTVIHWSAEDIKPTLFGSEGSRTRVIKVFPPPKSSRKNKQVAHINEFVSELLINYKKGEVRNIFETKEADYLIPSKRDGGIFNRNYEVTDKEVRLFNKIAQSLAKLGITEVNQLSESIADKIQELLDEKVPKRMILEIFEGYKITQPSYSGDVWVVAEHDGKKVTDVTAELLGKASDLAKVLEVRTGAVIAGHECKHMSDELAAAGADDIYLIEDTLLKDFRPWPYRKVIVEVIKAYEPQIVLFGATPQGRVLAPMVAYRLDCGLTADCTSLNIRDNTRRGVIALLAQTRPALGGNIMATICTINSRIQMATARPGVMKKIRPDASRKGNIIKHSTVLSEEDIDITIINTELGGGISKLVTAEVIVAGGKGLRNRDNFNKLASDLSTALQEKLNCTVEIGASRAAVEQGFIDRVYQVGQTGTSVSPRMYIALGISGAIQHLIGIENAGIIVAVNSDPQAPIFKHSDYYIVGTAEEIIPQIIEALKTAK, encoded by the coding sequence ATGAGCAACTATATAGTTCTCGTCAAACAGGTACCAGATGTAACTCAAATTACCGGCAATGCATTCGACCCGGAAACCGGCACTCTCAAACGCGGCGCTTTACCGAGTGTTATCAATAAACTTGACACAGATGCATTAGCATTCGCTCATAAGATGAGGCAAGCATCACCCGGATGTATTGTCAGTCTTACCATGGGTCCCCCAACGGCCAAAGACGTCCTGATTTATTCGCTGAGCAGATGTGCCGACTCTGCGATACTTCTTACCGACAGATCACTGGGGGGGGCTGACACCCCTGCAACTGCCAATCCATTGGCCTTTGCCATAAGACGAATCGTTAAGGACATATTCAACGGCAATACAGATTACGTGGTGGTTGCCGGTATGCAATCGGTTGATGGAGATACCGCTCAGGTTCCCCCACAAATAGCCGAGGAATTGCAAATACCTTGTATTGCGTATGCTACAGATGTTGAATTTGCTGATAATATCTTCCGGATTAAGAAAATCGTTGCTGGTGGTAATCAGTGGGTTAGTTCCAATACCCTTCCTTGCGTAATAACAGTTGCTAATTATGAATATCCATCGTTTGCATCGTTTCAGAGATCACGATGGGCCAGAGAATATACGGTTATTCATTGGTCTGCCGAAGATATAAAACCGACATTGTTTGGTTCCGAGGGTTCCAGGACGCGGGTAATAAAGGTCTTCCCCCCACCCAAAAGCTCCAGGAAAAATAAACAGGTTGCCCATATAAATGAATTCGTTTCAGAATTACTCATAAATTATAAAAAAGGTGAGGTTCGCAACATTTTCGAAACGAAGGAGGCAGATTACCTTATTCCCTCAAAAAGGGATGGCGGGATATTTAACCGCAATTATGAAGTGACCGATAAGGAAGTCAGGCTATTTAACAAGATTGCACAATCTCTTGCCAAATTGGGAATAACCGAAGTAAATCAGCTTAGCGAATCCATTGCAGATAAGATTCAGGAACTTCTCGATGAGAAAGTACCGAAACGGATGATTTTGGAGATTTTTGAAGGATACAAGATAACGCAACCGAGTTACAGCGGGGATGTCTGGGTGGTTGCCGAACATGACGGTAAAAAAGTTACTGATGTCACTGCAGAACTTCTTGGGAAGGCCAGCGATCTTGCAAAAGTACTGGAGGTAAGAACGGGGGCAGTAATCGCCGGCCATGAATGCAAACATATGTCAGATGAGCTTGCTGCTGCAGGCGCTGATGATATTTATCTCATCGAAGATACATTATTGAAGGATTTCAGACCGTGGCCATACCGGAAAGTCATCGTTGAGGTAATCAAAGCATACGAACCACAGATTGTCTTGTTTGGCGCCACACCCCAGGGGAGGGTTCTGGCACCCATGGTAGCATACCGGCTTGACTGTGGTTTAACAGCCGATTGTACCAGCCTGAATATCAGGGACAACACCCGGCGGGGAGTTATCGCATTGCTCGCTCAGACCCGTCCGGCACTCGGGGGCAATATCATGGCAACCATTTGTACCATAAATTCAAGGATACAGATGGCAACTGCCAGACCGGGTGTTATGAAAAAAATCAGGCCCGATGCTTCCAGGAAGGGAAACATTATAAAGCATAGCACCGTTCTTTCTGAAGAGGATATAGATATTACTATTATCAACACAGAGCTGGGAGGTGGGATATCAAAGCTGGTAACTGCAGAGGTAATTGTAGCGGGGGGCAAGGGGCTGAGAAACAGGGATAATTTTAATAAGCTAGCCAGCGATCTGTCCACTGCGCTGCAAGAAAAGCTCAATTGCACCGTCGAGATTGGAGCATCCAGGGCAGCCGTGGAACAAGGATTCATCGACCGCGTCTATCAGGTTGGTCAAACAGGAACATCCGTTAGTCCCAGGATGTATATCGCCCTTGGTATTTCAGGCGCCATACAGCATCTTATAGGCATTGAAAATGCCGGAATCATTGTAGCAGTTAACTCCGATCCGCAGGCCCCCATATTCAAGCATTCGGATTACTACATCGTTGGAACAGCGGAGGAGATTATACCACAAATTATTGAAGCCCTGAAAACAGCAAAGTAA
- a CDS encoding electron-transfer flavoprotein:ubiquinone oxidoreductase — MRTKEKEYNHVQVLIVGAGPGGLAAAIAAKNADKDADIVVLEKGEAIGNHTISGAVIEITSLKRMLDEAMPDWLTLEGAEHILEREVINDDVCFLLGKKYSFGVSPIIKLCKKLRLPPGDMDNHGNYIVPISKLTKFLGNVAVSLGVSIYPGFGVKEIVYDTDKKKVYGIRLVDQGLDKEGHPQPNYLKGETITADVIILAEGSDGLVTEDLVAKVGLKREIHQVFSVGVKEVLRVSKEQYGLFGNNRVIHTLGYPLWFPVFGPDIFGGGFAYSYGDNQIAVGILTGADWKYYNFNPQKALMDLKCHPFLSQFIEGGEVIETGAKTISEGGYYAIPRYKQSDSNGKTTHSVGYENVIIIGDSAGFVNLHKIKGIHNAIESGSLAGKASIQCLKEPGKAAEVYTSMLEQNSVLDEMWPAKNFRALIAKFGTAAGLLLAIIGRYLPKITLKKDFEAMTTDKFKYDTPGKSDKATFAALAGTRHREDQPSHLRISDQHYCINECDPLFGRACITFCPAGVYEQVGDNTLPANPSNCIHCKTCQRKCPFDNIRWTVPEGGGGPRYKLV; from the coding sequence ATGCGAACAAAAGAAAAAGAATATAATCACGTTCAGGTCTTAATTGTTGGTGCGGGTCCAGGAGGACTTGCTGCTGCAATTGCCGCTAAAAATGCGGATAAGGATGCCGATATCGTGGTACTGGAAAAGGGGGAGGCCATCGGTAATCATACTATATCCGGAGCAGTTATTGAAATTACATCATTGAAACGCATGCTTGATGAAGCTATGCCAGACTGGCTTACTCTGGAAGGAGCAGAACACATCCTGGAAAGGGAAGTAATAAATGATGATGTGTGTTTCCTCCTCGGTAAAAAATATTCCTTCGGTGTCTCACCAATAATCAAGCTTTGTAAGAAACTGAGATTGCCACCCGGCGACATGGATAACCATGGCAATTATATTGTTCCCATAAGCAAGTTAACAAAATTTCTGGGTAACGTAGCAGTTTCACTGGGAGTAAGTATCTATCCGGGTTTTGGCGTAAAGGAGATTGTATACGATACGGACAAAAAAAAGGTTTACGGGATCAGGCTTGTTGATCAGGGACTTGATAAGGAAGGACATCCGCAACCAAATTACCTTAAGGGAGAAACAATTACTGCTGATGTTATCATCCTTGCCGAAGGGTCAGACGGTCTTGTTACTGAGGATTTGGTTGCAAAGGTTGGACTGAAGCGTGAGATTCATCAGGTATTCTCAGTTGGTGTAAAAGAAGTCCTTCGGGTCAGCAAGGAGCAGTACGGATTATTCGGCAATAACCGTGTAATTCATACTTTGGGTTATCCTCTGTGGTTTCCGGTATTTGGCCCTGATATCTTTGGAGGAGGATTTGCTTACAGCTATGGTGATAATCAAATTGCTGTTGGCATTCTTACCGGGGCAGACTGGAAATATTACAACTTTAATCCACAAAAAGCCCTTATGGACCTGAAATGCCATCCTTTTCTCTCACAGTTTATTGAAGGTGGTGAAGTAATCGAGACGGGTGCAAAAACGATTTCAGAAGGAGGGTATTATGCAATACCCCGGTATAAACAGTCTGATAGTAATGGTAAAACAACACACAGTGTCGGTTACGAAAATGTAATAATAATTGGTGATAGTGCTGGTTTCGTAAATTTGCATAAGATCAAGGGAATCCATAATGCCATTGAATCCGGATCGCTTGCGGGTAAGGCGTCAATCCAATGCCTGAAAGAACCCGGGAAGGCTGCCGAAGTCTATACCAGCATGCTAGAACAGAATTCAGTACTGGATGAGATGTGGCCGGCAAAAAATTTCCGCGCACTAATTGCGAAATTTGGTACGGCAGCAGGGCTTCTTCTTGCAATCATTGGCAGGTATTTGCCAAAAATTACTCTTAAAAAAGATTTTGAGGCCATGACTACCGATAAGTTTAAATATGATACTCCGGGAAAATCTGATAAAGCAACCTTTGCAGCATTGGCAGGAACAAGGCACAGGGAAGATCAGCCATCACACCTCCGTATTTCAGATCAGCACTATTGCATCAATGAGTGCGATCCTCTTTTTGGCCGGGCTTGTATAACCTTTTGCCCGGCGGGTGTCTATGAGCAGGTTGGAGATAATACCCTTCCGGCAAACCCTTCAAATTGTATTCACTGCAAAACCTGTCAAAGAAAATGCCCGTTTGATAACATTCGATGGACGGTACCGGAAGGTGGCGGAGGCCCCAGATATAAACTTGTTTAA
- the fdhF gene encoding formate dehydrogenase subunit alpha: MKQINLTIDKKQISVKEGISIIEAAKMLGINIPTLCYYPELTPTGLCRICVVEVEGEKTLQASCMMPVKDGMAVNTKTDKVLKVRKRILQNIINRHKGNCSTCRQFEFCQLRAMSRKLDMGEIWFNDDVDTPSTALEGPIVREMHKCIACGKCVRVCAEVQGVGVLELDHPVIKRYKSHSPLPDVGLHCENCGQCAIVCPTGAIVEKNRQPHQKRIRTVCTYCGTGCRYYADVDKKNDRIKCVTSDWEDPISNGQLCVKGRFGYEFVRHPDRLTKPLIRKNGVLVESSWEEAIQLIAARFKEIKENYGPDAIGGIGSARIMNEENYVFQKFMRAVIGTNNIDCCARLCHAPSVAGLSMTLGSGAASSSYVDIGQAELIMIVGSNTTEAHPGIGLKVKQAVRKGAKLIVVEPRRIPITRYAHHWLQIKPGTNIALFNAFANYIIKNDLTDKNFIKNRTEKFEEFKALVEKHTPQYAEDITGIPKDIIREAARLYATNRSIILYGLGVTEHQYGTKSVMALANLGLLTGNLGKPGTGVNPLRGQNNVQGACDMGNLPNLYTGYQPVEKPEVRLKFEKAWGVSLSSKTGLRSPDMIKGVLEGTVKALYLIGDDPVQIHANANLVRKAFEKTDFLVAQDLFLTETGKYADVILPAASFMEKTGCFSNAERRMQLVQKALVPIGESKADWEIISELARAMGYHMNYNSSAEIFDEIAQVAPIFAGINHRRLKGSNGLQWPCYNEDYPGTIRMFEEKFSHPNGLAKFMGNDYLQPDEWPDQEYPFILITGRHLEHFNNGAQTRRCTTLVEARPEELLEMHPEDARPSGLENGDYANVSSRRGSVRVKVRVTRSQQRGTVFMSIHFHETLANVLTGAPADDITGTYNYKVTAVKVNKV, translated from the coding sequence ATGAAACAAATTAATCTAACTATTGATAAAAAGCAAATCTCCGTCAAAGAAGGAATCAGCATTATTGAAGCCGCAAAAATGCTTGGCATCAACATTCCGACTTTGTGTTATTATCCTGAACTGACCCCAACCGGGCTTTGCCGTATCTGCGTTGTAGAAGTCGAAGGAGAAAAAACACTTCAGGCTTCCTGTATGATGCCTGTAAAAGACGGGATGGCTGTAAACACCAAAACAGACAAAGTACTCAAGGTACGCAAAAGGATCCTGCAAAATATCATCAACCGCCACAAAGGCAATTGTTCCACATGCCGGCAATTTGAATTTTGTCAGTTGCGTGCTATGTCCAGAAAGTTGGATATGGGAGAAATTTGGTTTAACGATGATGTTGATACTCCTTCCACCGCTCTGGAAGGACCTATCGTGCGGGAGATGCACAAATGTATTGCATGCGGTAAATGCGTACGAGTTTGCGCTGAAGTGCAGGGTGTAGGGGTATTGGAACTCGACCACCCGGTCATTAAGCGATATAAATCACACAGCCCGCTGCCAGATGTGGGGCTCCATTGTGAAAACTGCGGGCAATGTGCAATAGTATGCCCTACAGGTGCAATCGTTGAAAAAAATCGCCAGCCTCACCAGAAAAGAATCCGTACAGTGTGTACTTACTGCGGTACCGGATGCCGCTATTACGCAGATGTTGATAAAAAAAATGACAGGATTAAATGTGTCACATCTGATTGGGAAGACCCTATCAGCAACGGGCAGTTATGTGTTAAAGGCCGCTTTGGTTATGAATTTGTCCGTCACCCTGACCGGTTAACGAAGCCGCTTATCAGGAAAAATGGAGTATTGGTCGAATCTTCCTGGGAGGAAGCCATTCAACTCATTGCTGCCAGGTTTAAAGAAATTAAAGAGAACTACGGCCCGGACGCAATCGGCGGTATTGGTTCTGCCAGAATCATGAACGAAGAAAATTATGTCTTTCAAAAGTTTATGCGGGCAGTTATCGGTACCAATAACATTGACTGTTGTGCCCGCCTCTGTCACGCCCCTTCCGTTGCCGGTCTGTCAATGACCCTGGGCAGCGGGGCGGCCTCTAGTTCTTATGTTGATATTGGCCAGGCAGAACTCATTATGATTGTCGGTTCCAACACCACGGAGGCCCATCCCGGTATCGGACTTAAAGTCAAGCAAGCCGTCCGTAAAGGCGCTAAACTTATCGTCGTTGAACCGCGCCGTATTCCCATTACCCGTTATGCCCACCACTGGCTGCAAATCAAACCGGGGACCAATATCGCTTTATTCAATGCATTTGCCAATTATATTATCAAAAATGACCTGACTGATAAAAATTTTATTAAAAACAGGACCGAGAAATTTGAAGAATTTAAAGCGCTAGTGGAAAAACATACTCCACAATATGCAGAAGATATTACCGGCATACCCAAAGACATTATCCGGGAAGCCGCCAGATTGTATGCAACCAACAGATCCATTATCTTGTATGGATTGGGTGTTACTGAACATCAGTATGGGACGAAAAGTGTTATGGCTCTCGCCAACTTAGGCCTTCTTACCGGTAATCTTGGTAAACCGGGAACCGGGGTGAATCCTCTCCGCGGTCAAAATAACGTACAGGGCGCCTGTGACATGGGAAATTTACCTAATCTTTATACAGGTTACCAGCCTGTCGAAAAACCGGAAGTCCGTTTGAAATTCGAAAAAGCCTGGGGTGTGTCTTTATCTTCTAAAACGGGCCTGCGTTCCCCTGACATGATCAAAGGAGTGTTGGAAGGTACTGTTAAGGCCTTGTACCTTATCGGAGATGACCCTGTGCAAATCCATGCTAACGCTAATCTTGTACGCAAAGCATTCGAAAAAACCGATTTTCTGGTTGCCCAGGACCTCTTCCTCACCGAGACGGGAAAATATGCCGATGTGATATTGCCGGCTGCCAGCTTTATGGAAAAAACCGGTTGTTTCTCAAATGCTGAACGTAGGATGCAACTTGTCCAGAAAGCCCTGGTACCTATCGGCGAAAGCAAGGCAGACTGGGAGATAATTTCCGAACTGGCGAGAGCCATGGGTTATCATATGAACTACAATTCAAGTGCGGAAATTTTTGATGAAATTGCGCAGGTAGCGCCGATTTTTGCCGGGATTAACCACCGTCGCCTAAAAGGTTCAAATGGACTTCAATGGCCCTGCTACAACGAAGATTATCCCGGCACAATCCGGATGTTTGAAGAAAAATTCTCCCATCCAAATGGGCTTGCTAAGTTCATGGGAAATGATTATCTACAGCCTGATGAGTGGCCGGATCAGGAATACCCATTTATTTTAATTACCGGACGTCACTTAGAACATTTCAATAACGGTGCTCAAACACGGCGGTGTACAACGCTTGTGGAAGCCAGGCCGGAGGAACTTTTGGAAATGCATCCGGAGGACGCACGTCCATCAGGCTTGGAAAACGGGGATTATGCAAACGTTAGCTCTCGTCGCGGTTCAGTCAGGGTAAAAGTAAGGGTTACACGCAGCCAACAGAGGGGTACAGTATTTATGTCAATACATTTCCATGAGACTCTTGCTAATGTTCTAACCGGGGCTCCGGCTGATGATATTACCGGCACTTATAATTACAAAGTTACCGCTGTTAAGGTTAATAAAGTCTAA
- a CDS encoding ATP cone domain-containing protein produces the protein MASTAENKFMHVRKRDGRIAPFDQTRITNAVGRAMQASREGDLEKDPPRISDVVVAELNKDYPATHIPHVEEIQDLVEEALILHEFPKTAKAYILYRYERAEIRKKALTVPDRVKQLVAESKRYFSNTLAEFIYYRTYSRWIEEEGRRETWIETVDRYLHFMHENLGGRLRGEEYEEIRRSILNQQVMPSMRLLWSAGKAARMNHVAAYNCSFIAPSKLDDLAEIMYLLMSGAGVGFSVESQNIQQLPMIKRQTGELLPVHEVGDSKEGWADALKIGFRTWYEGRDIQFNYSKVRPAGSRLHTMGGRSSGPGPLQSLMNYTRTKILGAQGRRLRNLDVHDIICKIGEVVEMGGVRRSALISLSDFDDDDMRHAKSGYFYIKEPQRTMANNSAVYTVRPKSTEFLSEWLALAVAGTGERGLFNRGSLPEQIPARRRKIFEPYWVTSGTNPCGEIILRSKQFCNLSEVVARPDDTETALLNKIRVASILGTYQAMLTTFLYLSPEWKVNCEEERLLGVSITGQWDSPAARDPKVLRNLKNHAIETNCKYAVRFGTNKSTAVTCVKPSGTVSQLVDAASGMHPRFAGYYIRRIRISAKDPLFQMLKEQKFPYYPEVGQDITSATTYVLEFPVKSPEGSITGKDLNAIDQLEYWKMVKKNYTEHNPSVTVSVAEDEWIETANWLHKNWDLLGGLSFLPKSETVYHLPPFEEITEDEYKMRIENLPGIDFSHIVIYEKEDFTSGARESACLGSICEIDPEEGSMPGSTPHGIYK, from the coding sequence ATGGCCAGCACAGCGGAGAACAAATTTATGCATGTCAGAAAACGTGATGGAAGGATTGCGCCTTTTGATCAGACACGTATTACGAACGCAGTCGGCCGGGCTATGCAGGCAAGCAGGGAAGGCGACCTGGAAAAAGACCCGCCCCGTATCTCAGATGTGGTTGTAGCGGAACTCAACAAAGATTATCCTGCAACCCATATTCCGCATGTCGAGGAAATCCAGGATCTTGTTGAAGAGGCGCTCATTCTGCACGAATTTCCCAAAACGGCCAAGGCATACATCCTGTACCGGTACGAGCGGGCAGAAATCCGCAAAAAAGCCTTGACCGTTCCCGATAGGGTAAAACAACTTGTTGCTGAAAGCAAAAGATATTTCTCCAATACCCTCGCCGAATTTATCTATTACCGGACGTATTCACGATGGATTGAGGAAGAAGGAAGGCGGGAGACGTGGATTGAAACGGTAGACCGCTATCTCCATTTTATGCATGAAAATTTAGGCGGCCGCCTGAGGGGGGAGGAATATGAAGAAATCAGGCGCTCAATCCTGAATCAGCAGGTGATGCCTTCCATGCGGCTTTTATGGTCTGCGGGCAAAGCCGCCCGGATGAACCACGTTGCGGCATATAATTGCTCATTTATTGCGCCTTCAAAACTGGACGATTTGGCTGAAATTATGTATCTTTTGATGTCGGGCGCCGGAGTGGGTTTCTCTGTCGAGAGTCAGAATATTCAGCAACTGCCAATGATCAAAAGACAAACAGGAGAATTACTCCCGGTGCATGAGGTTGGAGACAGTAAGGAGGGCTGGGCAGATGCGCTCAAAATAGGATTCCGTACCTGGTACGAAGGAAGGGACATCCAGTTTAATTATTCAAAGGTCAGGCCGGCAGGTTCCCGTTTGCACACAATGGGTGGACGCAGCTCCGGTCCGGGTCCGCTCCAATCCTTAATGAATTACACACGCACGAAAATCCTTGGCGCACAGGGCAGGCGGTTGCGCAACCTTGATGTGCATGATATCATCTGCAAGATCGGCGAGGTGGTAGAAATGGGAGGGGTACGCCGCTCAGCCCTGATTTCCCTATCGGATTTCGATGATGACGACATGCGTCATGCCAAGAGCGGTTATTTCTACATTAAAGAACCGCAGCGCACTATGGCGAATAATTCAGCCGTTTATACCGTAAGACCAAAATCGACCGAATTTTTAAGCGAATGGCTTGCCTTGGCAGTGGCGGGGACAGGTGAACGCGGATTGTTTAACCGTGGCAGCCTGCCGGAACAGATTCCTGCCCGACGCAGAAAAATATTTGAGCCTTACTGGGTGACAAGCGGTACCAACCCGTGCGGGGAAATTATCCTGCGCTCAAAACAGTTCTGTAACCTGAGCGAGGTCGTTGCCCGGCCGGATGATACGGAAACAGCCCTGCTGAACAAAATCAGGGTCGCTTCAATACTGGGCACGTATCAGGCCATGTTAACAACCTTTCTTTATCTTTCTCCTGAGTGGAAGGTGAATTGCGAAGAGGAACGGCTTCTGGGTGTTTCCATTACCGGACAGTGGGACTCTCCCGCAGCACGCGATCCAAAGGTTTTGAGGAATTTAAAAAACCACGCCATAGAGACAAACTGCAAGTACGCCGTGCGGTTCGGCACCAATAAATCCACCGCGGTAACCTGTGTCAAACCTTCCGGAACCGTTTCACAGCTTGTTGATGCAGCCTCAGGCATGCACCCGCGTTTTGCCGGATATTATATCCGCAGGATACGTATTTCTGCAAAAGATCCGTTGTTCCAGATGTTAAAAGAGCAGAAATTCCCATATTACCCGGAGGTCGGACAAGATATTACCTCAGCCACAACGTATGTGCTTGAATTTCCCGTAAAATCACCGGAAGGAAGCATAACAGGAAAGGACCTCAATGCCATTGACCAGCTCGAATACTGGAAGATGGTCAAGAAAAACTATACCGAACATAATCCTTCTGTCACGGTGTCGGTGGCAGAAGATGAATGGATTGAAACGGCTAACTGGCTGCACAAAAACTGGGACCTGCTCGGCGGGTTATCATTTTTACCGAAATCAGAAACGGTATATCATCTTCCGCCGTTTGAAGAAATTACAGAAGATGAATACAAAATGCGGATTGAAAACCTACCCGGAATCGATTTTTCCCATATCGTGATCTACGAAAAAGAGGACTTCACCTCAGGGGCCAGGGAATCTGCCTGCCTCGGCAGTATCTGCGAGATTGATCCGGAAGAGGGTTCCATGCCCGGAAGCACCCCTCACGGAATATATAAATAA
- a CDS encoding tetratricopeptide repeat protein: MTYPNPVVIDYIKKYFIPVRSNIQTSPDIKNTYRLLWAPTVIVMDSNGVDYYRFNGFLPPDEFIPQLKFGLAKMSLEKRDLKTAREQFTNVVEKYPESDIAPEAQYWIGVIDFQLTNDVNAEISAWKKILEKYPDSIWARKVSGAVSCE, translated from the coding sequence GTGACGTATCCTAACCCCGTAGTTATCGATTATATCAAGAAATATTTTATTCCTGTACGGTCGAATATACAAACGAGTCCGGACATTAAAAATACGTACCGGCTCCTTTGGGCACCGACTGTAATCGTCATGGATTCAAACGGCGTTGATTATTACCGGTTTAACGGCTTTTTGCCGCCTGATGAATTTATTCCGCAATTAAAGTTCGGGTTAGCTAAAATGTCTTTGGAGAAAAGGGATTTAAAAACGGCACGGGAACAGTTCACAAACGTGGTAGAAAAATATCCGGAGAGTGATATTGCCCCGGAGGCCCAGTATTGGATTGGTGTCATTGATTTTCAGCTTACCAATGATGTGAATGCAGAAATTAGTGCATGGAAAAAAATATTGGAGAAGTATCCGGACAGTATCTGGGCAAGGAAGGTATCAGGCGCTGTTTCCTGCGAATAG
- a CDS encoding M48 family metallopeptidase yields the protein MTGKRLRVIHYKVSAVAILIVLFLVSCAEVPITGRRQLAFIPQSQLLVLSTDQYNNLIRASKLSQDPVKTQMVRNVGQKIASAAEQFMRENNMEQELKNYQWEFNLIEDDKTINAFAMPGGKIAVYTGILPITRDEDGLAVIMGHEVAHAIANHGGERMSQLLLVQLGGVALSTALSTNPGLTGELLMAAYGAGTEVGVLLPYSRRHELEADRIGLILMARAGYHPQSAVHFWERMRDLEGREAPPEFLSTHPAPERRIRDIRAHVTEAMKYYNK from the coding sequence ATGACAGGAAAAAGATTACGAGTAATTCATTATAAAGTATCAGCAGTAGCAATTCTTATCGTTTTATTTTTGGTAAGCTGTGCGGAGGTACCGATAACGGGAAGGCGGCAACTTGCTTTTATACCTCAATCACAACTACTTGTGTTAAGCACGGATCAGTATAACAATCTGATTCGTGCTTCAAAGCTTTCACAAGACCCGGTAAAGACACAGATGGTGAGAAATGTTGGTCAGAAAATAGCATCTGCTGCCGAACAATTCATGCGCGAAAACAATATGGAGCAGGAATTAAAGAATTATCAATGGGAATTTAATCTTATTGAGGATGATAAAACAATAAACGCCTTTGCTATGCCCGGTGGAAAGATTGCTGTCTATACCGGAATCCTTCCCATTACCCGGGATGAAGATGGCCTTGCTGTTATAATGGGGCATGAGGTTGCGCATGCCATAGCAAATCACGGTGGTGAAAGAATGAGTCAGCTTTTATTGGTGCAGTTAGGAGGCGTTGCCTTATCTACAGCGCTCAGTACTAATCCGGGTTTGACGGGAGAATTATTGATGGCGGCTTATGGTGCAGGCACCGAGGTAGGCGTCCTCTTACCCTATAGTCGCAGGCATGAACTGGAAGCGGATCGCATTGGCCTCATTCTCATGGCACGTGCAGGCTATCATCCTCAAAGCGCTGTCCATTTTTGGGAAAGGATGCGCGATCTGGAAGGACGTGAAGCCCCGCCTGAATTTTTGTCCACACATCCTGCTCCCGAAAGAAGAATACGGGATATTCGTGCTCATGTAACCGAAGCCATGAAATACTACAATAAGTAA